In a single window of the Hydrogenobaculum sp. 3684 genome:
- the hisS gene encoding histidine--tRNA ligase produces MENIKAIRGFDDIFFEEVKKFRYITDTFRKLFEVYNFEEIILPIVEYKELFDRSVGEITDIVQKEMFVFEDKSKRVLALRPEGTAGVVRSVVEHGLLYKKPFLKLFYEGPMFRYERPQSGRKRQFHQIGCEVLGLDNPIADFEIINLCFEAFKKLNIDITLEINSIGCPVCRPKYREALTNYLKDIEGLCKDCEERRFKNPLRVLDCKVETCKDLTKEAPMMLDYLCEDCSNHYKSLKTYLDSFGIPYKENPRLVRGLDYYTKTVFEFVKDNLTLLAGGRYDNLVESLGGPKTPAVGFAAGIERIMLFLKSQYKEDLYAVVYIENTVLEALKVANILREKGKRVELISKGSNLKKKLEIADKLGASYVLIIGPEELQKGVYILKNMSTKEQQEIRDLESLVNV; encoded by the coding sequence ATGGAAAACATAAAAGCTATAAGGGGATTTGACGATATCTTTTTTGAAGAAGTTAAGAAATTTAGGTATATAACAGATACTTTTAGAAAGCTTTTTGAAGTTTACAATTTTGAAGAAATAATTCTTCCTATAGTTGAATACAAAGAGCTTTTCGATAGAAGTGTGGGTGAAATTACAGACATCGTTCAAAAAGAGATGTTTGTATTTGAAGATAAGAGCAAGAGAGTGCTGGCATTAAGACCAGAAGGCACAGCTGGAGTGGTGAGGTCAGTGGTAGAACATGGACTTTTGTATAAAAAACCTTTCCTAAAACTTTTTTACGAAGGGCCTATGTTTAGATATGAAAGACCTCAGTCTGGTAGAAAACGCCAATTCCATCAAATAGGTTGTGAGGTTTTAGGTCTTGATAATCCAATTGCCGATTTTGAAATAATAAACCTTTGTTTTGAGGCTTTTAAAAAACTAAACATAGATATAACCCTTGAAATAAACTCTATTGGATGCCCCGTATGTAGGCCAAAATATAGAGAAGCTCTAACAAATTATCTTAAAGATATCGAAGGACTATGTAAAGATTGCGAAGAAAGGCGCTTTAAAAATCCTTTAAGGGTCTTGGATTGTAAAGTTGAAACCTGCAAAGACCTTACAAAAGAAGCTCCAATGATGCTTGATTATCTTTGTGAAGATTGTTCTAATCATTATAAAAGCCTAAAAACCTATTTGGATTCTTTTGGGATACCTTATAAAGAAAACCCACGCCTTGTGAGGGGTTTAGATTATTATACAAAAACTGTGTTTGAATTTGTAAAAGATAATCTTACCCTTTTAGCCGGTGGAAGATACGATAATTTAGTAGAAAGTTTGGGTGGTCCAAAAACACCTGCCGTGGGTTTTGCTGCTGGTATAGAGCGTATTATGTTGTTTTTAAAATCCCAATACAAAGAAGATTTATACGCTGTAGTTTATATAGAAAACACGGTATTAGAAGCTTTAAAAGTTGCAAACATACTAAGAGAAAAAGGCAAAAGGGTAGAACTTATATCAAAAGGGTCAAATTTAAAGAAAAAGCTTGAGATAGCTGATAAGTTAGGTGCTTCATACGTATTAATAATTGGACCAGAAGAGTTGCAAAAAGGTGTTTATATATTAAAAAATATGAGCACAAAAGAACAGCAAGAGATAAGAGATTTAGAATCCTTGGTTAACGTGTAG
- a CDS encoding aminotransferase class I/II-fold pyridoxal phosphate-dependent enzyme: MDNWMFPRIKSLPPYVFAVVNELKTNMRKNNEDVIDLGMGNPDLPPNQEVIEKLCETAKKPNVHGYSASKGIPGLRRAIASFYKKRYGVDLDKDREVVMTMGAKEGYSHLMLAMLSPGDSIVVSNPTYPIHYYAPIISGGNVISINIEEPDSEDFENKYLENLFNLVKNSLKKPVAIVLSFPHNPTTATVSLEFFKEVVAFAKSKGIWLIHDFAYADLGFDGYNPPSILQVEGAKDIAVELYSMSKGFSMAGWRVAFMVGNEILVKNLVHLKSYLDYGLFTPIQVASIKALDGDYSFVEKNRDIYKKRRDVLVKGLNDMGWHVKPPKAGMFVWAKIPSSINMNSLDFSMYLLKEAKVAVSPGVGFGEMGEGYVRFALVENEKRIRQAIKNMKKVLSHQLKLSA; this comes from the coding sequence ATGGATAATTGGATGTTTCCGCGTATTAAAAGTTTACCGCCGTATGTGTTCGCTGTGGTAAACGAGTTAAAAACAAATATGAGAAAAAACAATGAGGATGTTATAGACTTGGGTATGGGAAACCCAGATTTGCCCCCAAATCAAGAAGTTATAGAAAAACTTTGTGAGACTGCCAAAAAACCAAATGTGCATGGTTATTCAGCGTCAAAAGGCATACCAGGTCTAAGAAGGGCGATAGCGAGTTTTTATAAAAAAAGATACGGTGTAGATTTAGACAAAGATAGAGAAGTTGTAATGACAATGGGGGCAAAAGAAGGTTATTCCCATCTTATGCTTGCTATGTTATCACCAGGAGACAGCATTGTAGTAAGCAATCCCACATACCCTATACACTACTATGCACCCATTATAAGTGGAGGCAATGTCATAAGCATAAATATAGAAGAGCCAGATTCAGAAGATTTTGAAAACAAATACCTTGAAAATCTTTTTAATTTAGTTAAAAATAGCCTCAAAAAACCAGTGGCCATAGTGCTTAGCTTTCCTCACAATCCCACAACGGCTACTGTTAGCCTTGAATTTTTTAAAGAAGTTGTAGCTTTTGCAAAATCAAAAGGTATATGGCTCATACACGATTTTGCTTATGCTGATCTTGGTTTTGATGGATACAATCCTCCTTCTATTCTTCAAGTGGAAGGAGCCAAAGATATAGCTGTGGAACTTTATTCGATGTCTAAGGGCTTTTCAATGGCTGGTTGGCGTGTAGCTTTTATGGTAGGCAACGAAATACTTGTCAAGAACCTTGTTCATCTTAAAAGCTATTTAGACTATGGTCTTTTCACACCAATTCAAGTGGCTTCTATAAAAGCGTTGGATGGAGATTACTCTTTTGTAGAAAAAAATAGGGATATTTATAAGAAAAGAAGGGATGTATTGGTAAAAGGTCTAAACGATATGGGATGGCATGTAAAACCGCCAAAAGCTGGTATGTTTGTCTGGGCTAAAATACCTTCTTCTATTAATATGAATTCTTTGGATTTTTCTATGTATCTTTTAAAAGAAGCTAAAGTGGCTGTCTCTCCCGGTGTGGGTTTTGGTGAGATGGGAGAAGGATATGTTAGGTTTGCTTTAGTAGAAAATGAAAAGCGTATAAGACAAGCCATTAAAAATATGAAAAAAGTCTTAAGTCATCAGCTTAAACTTAGTGCATAA
- a CDS encoding leucyl aminopeptidase: MLVNSVKNVKPEDVKVFLIEGTSLELLEKHIKNFKSLKPTIEKTMEVERFKGKKGEFIKLIDPITYIYSLGEPDKITEDVYREVAAKASAKLKKDKISKAVLIADTKYSRAITEGLLLGNYDFDKYRTKDKEEKFEIEAVNILNGDQKDINIGSIVADAQIFSRNLVNEPGCVINPITLANIAKEECEKVGLEVHVYDEKWIQEQGMNGLWMVGKGSETPPRFIHIIYKPKKNKKNRKKLAIVGKGLTFDSGGLNIKTGDYMRTMKLDKSGACNTIAIMRAIAKLEPDVEVHGFIGAAENMPDGKAYRPDDIIVFRNGKTAEIDNTDAEGRVTLADVLSYASEQKPDVIIDMATLTGACVVALGEFTAGLFVNDQDLGNTLLELSKKTGERLWQLPLDDDNLREKIKSPVADIKNTGGRYGGAITAAMFLQEFIGEGIKWAHLDIAGPAFTEKEYKYYSKGGTGFGVRTLIDYVLNTK, translated from the coding sequence ATGCTTGTAAACTCTGTTAAAAATGTAAAACCAGAAGATGTAAAAGTTTTCCTAATAGAAGGGACTTCTTTGGAGCTTTTAGAAAAACATATTAAAAATTTTAAAAGCTTGAAACCGACTATAGAAAAAACAATGGAAGTGGAGAGATTTAAAGGTAAAAAAGGAGAATTTATTAAACTTATAGATCCTATTACTTATATATATTCTTTAGGAGAGCCGGATAAAATTACAGAAGACGTGTATAGAGAAGTGGCAGCAAAAGCAAGCGCAAAACTAAAAAAAGATAAGATATCTAAAGCTGTGTTAATAGCTGATACAAAATATTCAAGAGCTATTACAGAGGGGCTACTATTAGGAAACTATGATTTTGATAAGTACAGAACCAAAGACAAAGAAGAAAAGTTTGAGATAGAAGCTGTCAACATATTAAACGGTGATCAAAAGGATATAAATATCGGTAGTATAGTAGCCGATGCTCAAATTTTTTCAAGAAACCTTGTAAACGAACCAGGATGTGTTATAAATCCGATAACGCTTGCTAATATAGCAAAAGAAGAGTGTGAAAAAGTTGGTTTAGAAGTCCATGTATACGATGAAAAATGGATTCAAGAGCAAGGTATGAACGGTCTTTGGATGGTGGGCAAAGGCTCAGAAACACCTCCAAGGTTTATACACATAATATATAAACCTAAGAAAAATAAGAAAAATAGAAAGAAACTTGCTATAGTGGGTAAAGGGCTTACCTTTGATAGCGGTGGGTTAAATATAAAAACTGGTGATTATATGAGAACTATGAAGTTAGACAAATCTGGGGCTTGTAATACAATAGCTATTATGAGAGCTATAGCAAAGCTTGAACCAGATGTTGAAGTGCATGGGTTCATAGGAGCAGCTGAAAATATGCCAGATGGCAAAGCTTATAGGCCAGATGATATAATAGTGTTTAGAAACGGTAAAACCGCTGAGATAGACAATACAGACGCAGAGGGTAGAGTAACACTGGCAGATGTATTATCTTATGCTTCTGAACAAAAACCTGATGTCATAATAGATATGGCTACCCTTACTGGTGCTTGTGTTGTAGCGCTTGGTGAATTTACTGCAGGGCTTTTTGTAAATGACCAAGATTTAGGGAATACGCTTTTAGAGCTTTCCAAAAAAACCGGTGAAAGGTTGTGGCAACTGCCATTAGACGATGATAACCTAAGAGAGAAGATAAAATCTCCTGTGGCGGATATTAAAAACACAGGTGGAAGATACGGCGGTGCTATAACGGCTGCTATGTTCTTGCAAGAGTTTATTGGAGAAGGTATAAAATGGGCTCACCTTGATATAGCAGGACCAGCTTTCACAGAAAAAGAATACAAATATTATTCAAAGGGCGGTACAGGTTTTGGCGTGAGAACACTTATTGACTATGTATTAAATACAAAATGA
- a CDS encoding TraR/DksA C4-type zinc finger protein, translating into MLTEEQLNELKSMLIEQKNMIIERLEKQIDDVEDVIFSGGDELDRGGLEGSRLLRYRTTDRETKLLKKIEYTLAKIDNGTYGYCEVCGAEIPYERLKARPVTSMCIRCKELEEENEDG; encoded by the coding sequence ATGCTAACAGAAGAGCAATTGAATGAACTTAAAAGTATGCTAATAGAGCAAAAAAATATGATAATAGAAAGACTCGAAAAACAAATAGACGACGTGGAAGATGTCATTTTTTCAGGTGGGGATGAGTTAGACAGGGGAGGTCTTGAAGGTTCTAGGCTTTTACGATATAGAACCACTGATAGAGAAACAAAGCTACTTAAAAAGATAGAATATACGCTGGCTAAGATAGATAACGGTACTTACGGGTATTGTGAAGTATGCGGAGCAGAAATACCTTACGAAAGATTGAAAGCAAGACCCGTCACAAGTATGTGCATAAGATGCAAAGAGTTAGAAGAGGAGAACGAAGATGGATAA
- a CDS encoding methyl-accepting chemotaxis protein, whose translation MNESIFKGSFLEVAKSFKELLNLIEENERFMERANFSQELSRIGGGISSNLKLIEKDIKNIFTKLNVIKEQSVQTSQLSNNATKDVEDVVKDLENILEDIKSSNESIQTLISKTENITKILTTIREIADQTNMLSLNAEIEAARAGEQKWRNV comes from the coding sequence ATGAACGAATCTATATTTAAGGGAAGTTTTTTAGAAGTAGCCAAAAGTTTTAAAGAGCTTTTAAATTTAATAGAAGAAAACGAAAGATTTATGGAAAGAGCAAACTTTTCTCAAGAACTTTCTAGAATAGGTGGAGGGATATCTTCTAACCTAAAGTTAATAGAAAAAGATATAAAAAATATTTTTACAAAGCTAAACGTTATAAAAGAACAAAGCGTACAAACCTCTCAGCTATCAAATAACGCCACTAAAGATGTAGAGGATGTGGTAAAGGATTTAGAAAATATTTTAGAAGATATCAAAAGTTCTAACGAGTCTATTCAAACGCTTATATCAAAAACGGAGAATATTACAAAGATTTTAACAACTATAAGAGAAATAGCCGATCAAACCAATATGCTGTCTTTAAATGCTGAGATAGAAGCAGCTCGTGCTGGTGAACAGAAGTGGAGAAATGTTTGA
- a CDS encoding FAD-dependent oxidoreductase, giving the protein MIVIVGNGPAAVSAVEAIRKVDKDIPIRLFSAESFPAYAPNCMENVIREDIGEEALFFKGGFEFYKKNNVDILLETPIVEIDPDAKSLKTKSGETYKYDKCLVAIGTYSFIPPIEGVDLEGVFSAKSLPDVHKIKDYLKRNDVKNIVIIGAGPIGVEDAQTLLHMGYRVHVIEIFDRILPRMLDHQMSYIYQQALEKDGINFYTGHQVIAIQGKDGKVKSVLVKKLSNDNSFEIHADMIIMSVGVRPSINIVKNVEIHKENGRIVGGILTNEYQETSAKDLYAAGDICSSVDIWGRHRWIALFPAAVQEGYVAGFNMAGKKVINTGSVDYNAVKTKKVTAGSGGLFEDAERSFTFEKDGVFFKIFIKDDLVYGYQFVGYKSPIKLNPKNRFLPSKEIKMGGIGLESSGVLMHHFMRTKKPLTKFDIESMKMGNLRALSNPAQDIPLWV; this is encoded by the coding sequence ATGATTGTAATAGTAGGAAACGGCCCTGCGGCAGTTAGCGCCGTAGAGGCTATAAGAAAAGTAGATAAAGATATACCAATAAGGCTTTTTTCCGCCGAGAGTTTTCCAGCTTATGCTCCAAATTGTATGGAAAACGTAATTAGAGAAGATATTGGCGAAGAGGCTCTTTTTTTTAAAGGTGGCTTCGAGTTTTATAAAAAAAATAACGTTGATATCCTTTTAGAGACTCCAATAGTAGAAATAGATCCAGATGCTAAAAGCCTAAAAACCAAAAGCGGTGAGACATATAAATACGATAAGTGTCTTGTGGCTATAGGTACCTATTCCTTTATACCTCCTATAGAAGGTGTAGATTTAGAAGGTGTGTTTAGTGCTAAAAGTTTACCAGATGTTCATAAAATAAAAGATTACCTAAAAAGAAACGATGTTAAAAACATCGTTATCATAGGAGCAGGTCCAATAGGCGTAGAAGATGCCCAGACACTTTTACATATGGGATACAGAGTGCATGTTATAGAGATATTTGATAGAATACTTCCAAGAATGCTGGATCATCAAATGTCTTACATTTATCAACAAGCTTTGGAAAAAGATGGTATAAATTTTTATACTGGGCATCAGGTAATAGCCATTCAAGGAAAAGATGGAAAAGTAAAGTCTGTGTTGGTAAAAAAGCTCTCAAACGACAATAGCTTTGAAATACATGCCGATATGATAATAATGTCTGTGGGAGTAAGACCAAGCATAAATATAGTTAAAAATGTAGAAATACACAAAGAAAACGGAAGAATTGTAGGTGGTATACTTACAAATGAGTATCAAGAAACATCTGCAAAAGACTTGTACGCTGCAGGTGATATATGTTCGAGTGTTGATATATGGGGTCGCCATAGGTGGATAGCTCTTTTTCCTGCTGCTGTGCAAGAGGGTTACGTGGCTGGGTTTAACATGGCTGGTAAAAAGGTCATAAACACTGGAAGCGTTGATTACAATGCTGTTAAAACAAAAAAAGTAACGGCTGGCTCTGGCGGTCTTTTTGAAGATGCCGAGAGATCTTTTACGTTTGAAAAAGACGGGGTGTTTTTTAAGATTTTCATAAAAGATGATTTGGTATATGGATATCAATTTGTAGGTTATAAAAGCCCAATAAAGCTAAACCCAAAAAATAGATTTTTACCTTCAAAAGAAATAAAAATGGGTGGTATTGGCTTAGAATCTTCAGGTGTTTTAATGCATCACTTTATGAGAACAAAAAAACCGCTTACCAAGTTTGATATAGAGTCTATGAAGATGGGTAATTTAAGGGCTCTTTCAAATCCAGCTCAAGATATACCTCTTTGGGTATAG